The following are encoded in a window of Castanea sativa cultivar Marrone di Chiusa Pesio chromosome 5, ASM4071231v1 genomic DNA:
- the LOC142633938 gene encoding COBRA-like protein 10, with the protein MKRAFGMLTFVFFFLSFGVRLSKNQDYDEIPAAPPRAVENCDGIFLSYDFLSRTKEFPHVKNATAQSWAFNSTAMVLNTGKFELKAWKIFIGFQHEEILVNAGGAVLTDGDDFPAAVGNGSYFSGSPQADLKTSIDTAGDLTQIQVKIQLSGTQFGVKPPGIPMPKTIRLVNDGYKCPAPTRRKTSMYVCCARNPKFKVKVLKTKFLPRQNGDLTISYDVLQAYGNNYIAQVTMENKNTLGRLDHWNLTWEWMRGEFISTMKGAYTHKIDYTDCIYGLPGEIYTNMDFSKVMNCERKPVISDLPHEKANDTIVGRIPYCCRNGSLLPTILDPSKSKSVFQVQVYKIPPDVNRTALYPPEKWKIVGTLNPDYKCGPPIRVDATEFPDASGLSAITTAIATWQIVCNITRPAKRTSRCCVSFSAYYSNSVIPCNTCACGCGDNKRCNADAPSMLLPPEALLLPFENRTQKALAWAKINHYDIPKPLPCGDNCGVSINWHVNTDYMSGWTARITLFNWEKMNFENWFTAIQMKKAYRGYEKVYSFNGTLIPELNHTIIFQGLPGLNFLMGETNGSDPIKDPRVPGKQQSVISFTKTQTPGITIAKGDGFPSRVFFNGEECSIPTKFPMMSNGNQYHVNMVDVIFVIIMTLLLLENLN; encoded by the exons atgAAAAGGGCATTTGGAATGCTAAcatttgtgtttttcttcttgTCTTTTGGAGTTCGTTTGAGTAAAAACCAGGATTATGATGAAATACCCGCCGCCCCGCCACGTGCAGTAGAAAATTGTGATGGGATTTTCTTGTCCTATGACTTCCTCTCTCGGACGAAAGAATTTCCACATGTGAAGAATGCAACTGCACAATCTTGGGCCTTCAATTCCACAGCAATGGTATTGAACACAGGCAAATTCGAGCTCAAAGCATGGAAGATTTTTATCGGGTTTCAACATGAAGAGATTCTAGTTAATGCTGGAGGAGCTGTTTTAACGGATGGTGATGATTTCCCAGCTGCTGTTGGGAATGGGAGTTATTTTTCAGGATCTCCTCAGGCGGATTTGAAGACCTCAATTGACACTGCTGGAGATCTTACCCAAATTCAAGTCAAAATTCAGTTAAGTGGCACTCAATTTGGAGTGAAACCACCTGGGATTCCAATGCCTAAAACAATAAGGCTTGTTAATGATGGGTACAAGTGCCCAGCCCCAACTCGTCGTA AGACCTCGATGTATGTATGTTGCGCTAGGAACCCAAAATTTAAGGTCAAAGTTCTAAAAACAAAGTTCTTACCACGCCAGAATGGAGATCTTACCATTTCCTATGATGTTCTTCAAGCCTATGGGAATAACTATATTGCCCAGGTGACCATGGAGAATAAAAACACTTTAGGACGTCTTGATCATTGGAACTTGACTTGGGAGTGGATGAGAGGGGAATTTATAAGCACAATGAAAGGAGCTTACACACATAAAATAGACTATACGGATTGCATTTATGGGTTGCCTGGTGAAATTTACACAAACATGGATTTTTCTAAGGTCATGAATTGTGAAAGGAAGCCAGTCATCAGTGACTTGCCTCACGAGAAAGCAAACGATACAATAGTAGGAAGAATACCCTATTGCTGCAGAAATGGAAGTCTTTTGCCAACCATCCTAGATCCAAGCAAATCAAAGTCTGTTTTTCAAGTGCAGGTGTATAAAATTCCGCCTGATGTGAATCGGACAGCTCTTTATCCCCCCGAGAAATGGAAAATTGTAGGCACTCTAAATCCAGACTATAAATGTGGACCTCCAATTAGAGTGGATGCAACAGAATTTCCAGATGCTAGTGGGCTTTCGGCAATAACCACAGCAATTGCAACTTGGCAAATAGTCTGCAACATCACAAGGCCAGCCAAAAGGACCTCTAGGTGCTGCGTTTCCTTCTCTGCCTATTACAGTAACTCTGTTATACCGTGTAATACATGTGCCTGTGGTTGTGGTGACAATAAAAGATGCAATGCGGATGCCCCGTCTATGCTTCTCCCTCCAGAagctcttcttcttccctttgaGAATAGGACACAAAAGGCATTAGCTTGGGCCAAAATAAATCACTACGACATTCCTAAGCCATTACCTTGTGGTGACAATTGTGGGGTTAGCATAAATTGGCATGTCAACACAGACTACATGAGTGGATGGACTGCCCGGATCACTCTATTCAATtgggaaaaaatgaattttgagaATTGGTTCACTGCGATTCAAATGAAGAAAGCTTATCGAGGTTATGAAAAAGTTTATTCTTTCAATGGGACATTAATTCCAGAGTTGAACCATACCATCATCTTTCAAGGTTTACCAGGCTTGAATTTTTTGATGGGAGAGACAAATGGATCAGACCCAATAAAAGATCCAAGAGTACCAGGAAAGCAACAATCTGTCATTTCCTTTACAAAGACACAAACTCCGGGTATTACAATAGCAAAAGGAGATGGATTTCC